Part of the Woronichinia naegeliana WA131 genome, TCACGGGATACGGCCACAATACGGACCACTTCTTCCTCAATTTCGGGGACTTCAACGGTAAAGAGTTCTACCACTAACCCCGCCGCACTACGGGAGACAATTAATTGGGGGCCACGGTGGGAACCTTCTCGCACTTTTTTGAGATAGACCTTAAAGGTGGCATTGGCCCGATAGTTGTCGTTGGGAAGTTGTTCTCGTTTGGGAAGTTCAGCTTCCACTTCCGGTTGTCCAAAGCCACTTTGTACAGCCATGACGGCTGACTGACGTTCAAAGCGCAGGACTCTGGCATTCAGAACTGTACCTTCAATATCTTGAAATTCTTCTTGAATAATTTTGCGTTGCTGATCCCGCAGTTTTTGCAATAGAACTTGTTTGGTTTGAATGGCAGCCATCCGGCCAAAATCCCTTTGATCGGGGGTAACATCTAGAACGACTTCATCTCCTAAGAGAGCTTCTGGCGCGACTTCCAAAACTTCCTTAAGGGAGATTTGATGATCTTTATTTTCTACGGTTTCCACAATCCGTTTGGTGGAAAGCACCCGAAATCCTTCTTCGTCTGTATCCAGTTCAACTTCAAAGTTGGCAAAATATTCTTCGGCAAACTGCTGGCCAATATTCTGGGAACGGCGAAAACGCTCATAGCCCTTGAGTAAGGCCTCGCGCAGGGCCTCTTGTACGGCAACTTTAGGTAAATTATGACGTTGACTAATTTCTTCTATCATTTCCTGGAGACCAGGCAAACTAACGAGCATTGAGTTTTCCTCCTAACAAATTTTTAAGTATGAAATGTGACCTTTTTAGTTTTCTAGAATGGTGTTGGGGATCAGCCGTCTAATTGCACGGTGACAACTAAATCCCTGGGAATGGCGATCGCCCGTCCTTTGAGATTGAGATAAAGTTGACTATCATCCCGACCTTGAAGACAGCCTTGCCATTGTTGATGGCCAGCAAAGGGAACTGCCGTCGTTACCCTGACCCCAAATCCTTTAAAAGCAATAAAGTCCCGATCCGAGAGTAATTGACGATCAATGCCTGGGCTAGAAACCTCCAAAACGTAGGCACTGGGGATCAAAGCCGTACTCTCTAGTTGGGAATCTAATGCCCGACTCATTTTTTCACAATCGTCTAGACTGGTATCCTGTTGAGGATTCCGAATATCAACCCGTAGGACGGGCGGACGCTTATTGGTCTGGAAAACCACATCTACAACGTCTAACCCTAGATTTTCAGCAATGGGATGAATTAGCTCAAGAATTGGGGGAATCAAAGGGTGCGTCATCGCAATCAGGCAATAAAAAAAGCGGGCAAGTTTTAACCTTCGCTGCTCATGAGAAAACATGGTTACTCACCAGCAGACAACCCGTCATCAGCCATAATACCATAGTTTCAATATCTTTGAAATTATTGGTTTAATCCTTGCCAGTGCTATAGTCTTTTATTACTAGCCTTTTGGGGCGACTTGATCCTATTGCTTAAATATCAATTGGCGATCGCCTCGTTTTTTGTCGTTAATTATTGCCAAAAGTCTGCGGATAATAATTGATCAAGCTCTTCAGGAAAAGGTAGGCAATCAGGAAACATCACATCATATTCCTTACGCATATTTTTTAAGGCATTTTGATAACACTTTTCCATGATCTCCAAAAGATAATTCCGTAAACTAGGAGAATCTCTGAGAATTTGCTCCAATCTTTGCTGAGTGCGAGTCAAAGTTCCTTCCCAACCTCGATAACAGTCTGGCAAAGCTAGATAACGGCGTTTAAGTGCCTGTTCAAACAAGGTAATTAAACGATTTTCTAACTCCCGTTTATCGCTTCGAGTCAAGCCCTCTACCTCCTCAATTAAATGATCCCAATCCACTGCGTCATAATTTTTAGCTTTAAGTAGAGCGATATTTTCTGCTACCCAAAGAGCAAAATCTTGATCATAACGAGTTGTCGATGAAGTTACCATGATCTTTAATAAATGACATAGTTTTTGTTGGAACAGAATCAGTGCTTTTTTTCTCGACCCCAAGCCTGTTCTACTGACCAAACTCCAAGCGAGCCTGTTCTACCATCTCAACCGTAATCGTTTCGGCTCCTGTTTCCCTGGCAATTTGCTCAATACGTTGTCGAGCCTGAGTTCTTACAAAATAGGGAATATTTTTAAGTTTTATTTTGGCTTCCGGTGTCCAATTGAGGAAATCATTTAAGTTAATATCTAAGTTAAAATCGCTCATAATTCTGTGGCAGAAAATTTAATCAGGAAAAATTTAAGGCATCCATTGTGGGGAAAAACCAGCCGTAATCTCCTTTGGCATTATGGCTGTGGGAACTGACCGATTATCGGTGAGCATCAATAACCAAATACGTGCATCGGTAATGGCTTGGCGGGATGGGGTGAGCAGATCTCTAGAACTCATCGCTACAGTTGTTGCCACCTGATCGAAGCTGAGAGCCACTCCATCGGGGGAAACTGTCATTTGCACGTCTCGATAGTTGGGCAGGGCTAACAGAGGACGATCCTGCCAAGTTTCTAGATTAATCGCAGACAGAAAAGGTTCTTCATGCAAGTTGCCATCTTCTCGTTTCACTAAATCAGTCCGCAGGCAATAGAGTATTTTTTCTTGTTTTGGCTCAAATTTGCAGTCTAAAATCGGGTAAATGCCCCGCGATATCTCTTCGACCGTACCATCTGCTTCTCGTAAAATCAGCGATCGCGTATAGTCAGCATTGTTTTGGGTTAATAGTAACTGTTGACTATTCTTGGAAAAGGCGATCGCTTTATCAAATCCCTCTAAAAATTGGGAAGGGCCAGCATCCGCCGTCAAGGGAACTAGGCTAACACCTCGCTGTTGAGCAACGGCTACATATTTACCGTTAGGTGACACGACAAAGTTATCTCCCTGTACTCCCAGAGGACGGGCGGTTGAGGGTGGACTCGTTGAAGCTGTCGAAGCGGTTATGGGAACCATCCAGAGTCCTGAATCGGCCGGATTTTGACGATTACTACGTAAGACAATCAAGGTCTGGCCATTGGCAGAAAGTTTAAAGGCTAGATTGGCGTAATCTTGATTATCTAAAACCCGTTCTAGCTTACCCGGTCTAACTTCGGGAGAGGCAAGGGAAAGGCGAATACCAGTCGTTACCGTAAATAATTGTAAAGTGCCATCGGGTTGACTGGGATCTTGAGCGGAAAACAGAATTTTGTCTCCCCCTGGATAGATCTGAAACTGACGAACGAGTAAATCTTTGGCGGTCAGAATCGTCTTTTTGGGTTGCTTCGGATCGGTAATGTCGTAGAGAATTAACCGTCCCCGTTCTTCTCCACTGACTCCCACATAGACCAAAGCGCGATCGTGGGTGCTAAAAAGACTCACAAAGGGTTCCATCTTTCTCTGGGGATCGGGGCCTGTGGCTTGTTCTAGCTTAATTTGATAATTAGTACCATAAAGAGGAGTATCGGCGAGACTATAGACTAAACGATTGCCCTGCCAACTCATTTTGCCTAACAAAGGTGGCTCGATGATCAGATGATTTTCCACACTTTTCTGATCAACGGGTTGGTTAAAGCTCAGGGTAAAGGCTTGATCCTGAACGCCTATTTTTTCGCCTTGCCAACTGAAACGAGTGACTCGCAATGGAGTTTGTTCGCCTCGCCAAAGGATCACCCCTAAAAGCAGGCTTAAAAGGGCGATCGCACTGAGGGAAACTCGATCAAATGCACTCAGATAGTTGAAAAACTGTTTCGGCTTGGCCAGACGGGAATTCATAAAATTGGTTTTTGATGATCAATATGGATCAATATAAACCACGTCTATTTTGGGAACTGAAGTTTTTGGAGATATATTTTCAGGGGCAAGTCCCCCTTTTTAAGGGGGATTTAGGGGGATCCACTTGAGTGATCAAAAACTATGGGTTTCAAGTGAGACGGGGTTTATATTCAGGCTCTCCTCTACGCTGGAAACTAAACTTTGGCTTTTGGTTTATAGGTCGATGTCACCTGTAACTCCTTCAACTGTTTGGGATCAACCTGGGCGGGGGCAGCCGTTAGTAAACAACTGGCCTGTTGAGTTTTCGGGAAGGCAATCACATCTCGAATGGAATCTTCTTTGGCCAATAACATGACCAAGCGGTCTAGCCCGTAGGCAATACCACCATGAGGCGGGGTTCCATATTCAAAGGCTTCGAGGAGAAAACCAAATTTATTATAGGCTTCTTCCATTGACAGACCAATGGTGGCAAAAACCTGCTCTTGTACTTCCCGTTGGTAAATCCGCAAACTACCACCACCAATTTCAATGCCGTTATAGACTAAATCGTAGGCTTGGGCCCTGGCAGTTTTGAGATCGTCTAAATCATCAGGATGAGGGGCTGTAAAGGGATGGTGTAAGGCTTCTAGACGTTTCTCGTCGTCATTCCATTCAAACATGGGAAATTCCGTCACCCAAAGCAAATTAAGTTGTTCGGGATCAATCAGGCCGAGCCGTTCTCCTAAGACTAAGCGCAGGCGAGAAAGGGATTTATGAACGGTCTCCGTATCTCCCGCACCAAATAGGAGTAAATCACCATCGTTAGCCCCTGTTTTTTGTAAGAGTTCACTGACTTGTTGAGGGGATAAACTGTCTTTGATCGCACCAATGGTGTCAATTTCCTCGTTCTCTCGCACCCGAATATAGGCAATCCCTTTACCGCCTGCATCAGTGACTTCTTTAAAAAGATCGCCGTTAGGTTTAATCTGTACGTTGGAAATTTTTTCATTGCCCCCTGGAACACAAATGGCTTTGACGCTCCCCCCGTTTTTAATCGCGCCTGAAAAGACTTTAAAACTAGACTCTTTTAAGAAATCCGATAAATCTACCAGTTCTAAACCAAAACGGGTATCGGGACGATCGCAGCCGTAACGGGCCATGGATTCAGCGTAGGTGAGGCGAGGAAAGGGACGGGGCAGATCAATATTTTGGACGGTTTTAAAAATATGGCAAACCAGGGCTTCATTAAGGTTAAGAATCTCCTCCTGGGACAGAAAACTCATTTCCATATCCAGTTGGGTAAATTCAGGTTGGCGATCGGCCCGTAAATCTTCGTCCCGGAAACAACGAGCAATTTGGTAATAACGATCAAAACCTGACACCATTAACAATTGCTTAAAGAGTTGGGGGGATTGGGGGAGAGCATACCATTCCCCTGGATTAACCCGTGAAGGAACCAGATAGTCCCGCGCACCTTCGGGGGTAGAACGGGTCAAAATCGGGGTTTCCACTTCAATAAAGTTTTCTTGATCTTCCAAAAAGCGTCGCATGGCTTTAACTACTTGATGACGCAGTTGTAGATTTTTGCTGAGGCGATCGCGGCGTAAATCCAGATAACGATATTTCAAACGCACATCTTCTCGTACCAATTCCGCTTCACTACTCGAAACCATAAAAGGCAACTGTTTGTGAACCCCATTGAGCAATTCAATAGTATCGGCATAAATTTCAATCTCGCCCGTTGGTATTTTGGGATTCAAAGATTCCGGCGGACGTTGACTGACGGCCCCTGTCACCTTAACCACATACTCGCTACGCAACCCTTCAGCGATCGGATAGGCGATCGGGGTTTGGATTGGATTACTGGCTATCTGCACCACTCCAGCGCGATCGCGGAGATCAATAAAAATAACACCCCCATGATCCCGACGACGATCCACCCAACCAAACAGGGTGACAGTTTGACCAATATGGCTTGAGCGCAGATCGCCACAATAATGAGTACGCATAGAAGTTGTTTAGAGAGCCGATTTTCAAAATAACAGTTAGAGACTAGGGAAATAGGGTTGAGCGTAAACCCCTTATTTCGACGCGTTCTCCATTATCCGATATTTTGTTCGCTCTTTGACATCAAATTTATCAGTCAGACCAATAGCCATCAAATCCTGACAGGATTAATTCATTAAAAATCAATAAAAAAGATCGCTTTAGTCCTCTTCAATAAAACCGATTCTGAGTGGATGATCATTAATCGTTTTTTTGAGATAACAATCAACGTATTTTCTGCCACTGTAATCGTACAAATAAACCGTAAATACAAGCATTAAAGCACTACACAAACCAGAACACTAGGTGTAATGGACTATTTATTCCATTGCAAAAATAAAGCAATCCTACATCAAAATTAACGATTAAACAACCGCAATATTATTGATAGTGATTAGCTCAATATTTTTGAACTTCTGTAATGACATCCACTCCGTTAAAAAATGTTACTTTTAGTATCTTAGGACACACCCATTAATTGTAAATTTCTGTAAAAATTGGGGCGTTGTTTTTGGGTCAGGTAAATTTAGTGCAAAAAAATAAGTTTTCATTACCTCAATTTTTCTAAAATTGATAACTGCAAAAATACCTAAAATAATTGGGAAAGTATTATTTTTGTGTATTGTTGACCATAATCAGAATTGAATACTAACTGCCAGAATTGAGGTGCGAAGTTGTTTGACTTAACACCCTGACTTCAGGCATAAATTCATACTTCCCGCGAATCCTAAAAAATTTCCCTGCGAATCCTAAAAAAATGAAAATTAAATCTTTTGCGATGACTGGAATGCTTACCGTCATCTGCTTTGCTCCGTTCGTCTTATCCCAAAAAGCAGTTGCCGAAATTGCTAATGTTGGAACATCAAAAACCTTCAGTTGCTCGGATAGTGAATCGACCATTCGAGATGTTAAACAAGTTTTAGGTATTACTATTGGCAGTGCTAGTTTTTACATTGGCTATCAACAAGTTTCTTCTGCCAATAAAAATCCCATTCTGATTCATTTTGATAGTGGTGTAAAACAGTGGTGTCGTACTGACTATGAAACCACTGGTGATGATGGTACTGGCTATGGATTAGTTTGGGATGGAAGCTCCAATCTTTATGGTGTATTCTCCGCCACAGGCACTCAAACCGGTAATAATTTCAGTCGTTTTGCAACGAATGGCTGGGTAAATAGCTATGGTGCTGGTAATGGCCCAAAAGTGGGGATTTTAGCGAAAATAGATCCCTTGGATGGAGATATTACTAACGCGACCTTTATTATTGCCAAAAAGAATAATGGTACTACTAATTCCCTGGTCATTACAGGCTTAAGTTTGCCGAGTGGAGGGATTAAAATGACTGCTGACTCTTGGTTTAGTCCGCTTCGCTATGACAAATCTAAAATGACCTGTACAGGAACATCGCCTTTTAAATACAATGCCACCTTGAGTGCTGATTTAAGCACTGCCTCAGTCGCCTCTGTGACGGCCACTCCTTCTGGTAGCTGTTATTAGTTTTGTCCGTTGATCTGGTGGGATCGGCTTGGCGGTTTGGCCCCGGTTGATCCCCTTGATCAGAGCAAAGCTTTATTCGGTCAAATTGGAATACGAATCGTAAAACGGCTTCCTTGGCCGAGTTGACTATCCAAAGCAATACTGCCGCCGTGTAAATCCACACATTTTTTCACAATGGTCAGCCCTAATCCCGTCCCCTGAATCGTACCTACATTATGGGCGCGGTGGAATGAGGTAAATAATCTTTCGAGATCTTCGGGGGGGATTCCCATGCCCTGGTCTTGAATGTCAAAGATCACGGCATCGGACAGACGGCTGAGGATAAACTTAATTGGGCCACCTTGGGGAGAATACTTGATGGCATTACTGAGAAGATTGGTGAGGATCTGTCGAATCAGTTTCGGGTCAAAGGCAATTAACCAATCGCTGTCCAGTTCGATGTTAGAGGGGTTATTAATACTTGGGTCAGTGGTTAGGACAATGGAATGATCATTACTACTCAATTGCAGTTCTTCTACGAGCTTGGTGCAGAAAGTCTTTAAATTTTGAACTTCGGGATTAAAGGGCAGTTTTTCTGCTTCCGCCCGACTGACCATGAGCACATCATCCAGTAATTCTGTCATGTGTTTGACACTGGTTTGAATGCGGTGGAGATGCTGGGCTTTTTTCTCTTCTGTCAGACGCTGATGATAGAGTTCTAAAATGCCGGTGGAGGAGGAAATAATCGCTAGAGGTGTACGAAATTCATGGGAAGCCATGGAAATAAAGCGCGATCGCAGTTCACTCAGTTCTCTTTCCTGTTCTAGGGAGGAGAGCATCTTGTTTTCTGCCTGCTTAATATCGGTAATATCCCGCATAATGGCGACTAAATCTTGATTTTTCCCCGTGCGACTATCCTGGATAGCAAAGGCCGTGACTAGTACTGGAATCGCTTGTTGACTGACAAAATGGCGCAGCCTCAGTTCACCTTCCCAATGCCCCACTTGCAAAATCTGGGCAATGACTTCGTTTTCAAGAAAGGGGAGGTCAGCTTCAAAATGGAACTCTTGAATGGTCATTTCCCTAGCCCGTTCTAGGTTTGGTAGTCCCACCAATTCCAGCCCAGCCTGATTGAGAAAGAGAAGCTGGTGTTCTGAGTTAGCGATCGCGATAAATTCTGAGCTTTTCTTAACGACCCGATCGAGTTGTTGCCGTTCCCGCAATTCGATTTGCAGTTGTTCATAGAGTTGAGATTGTTGAATAGCAATGGTCAACTGATTACTTAATTGCCGTAGTAAATGGATCTCCCTTTCCTCCCATTGGCGGGGGCCGGAACATTGATGAGCAATTAATAAACCCCAGAGACTATCTGGTTGAACGATGGGAACCACTAATTTGGCCCTAACCTGAATTTCGGCTAAAAAATCGACTAAACATTCCCGCATTACTCCGGTTTCTGGGGGCTGATTGCGATCATTGAGGACAAAAGTCCTGCCCTCAAAGTAGGATTCATAGCATTCTTCGGGAAAAACTTCTTCGGGAAAGGTAATACTCAAGACCTTTATCCATTTACTACCAACGGATTCGGCGATCGCAGCTCCTGTGCCGTTGGGATAAACTTGATAAATTAAAACCCGATCACAGCGTAAAATTCGACGAATTTCAACGACGGTTGTATTAAGAATTTGCTCCAGTTGCAAAGACTTGCGAATGCGTTGGGTGATATTAGCAATGAGGCGTTCCTGCTCTGTTTGTTGACGACGAATCGCCTCCCCTTGTTTAAGATCATCGATATCTGTACAGGAACCTAGCCAGATTTGACTTTGACTAGACTGATCCCAAGTAGGCAAGGCTTGTACCAGATGCCAACGATAACTGCCATCAGCCCGGCGTAAACGATATTCCGTATGGTAGGGTTGGTTCGTGTGGTTAGCATCCGACCAGAGAGCCATCGCATGGGAACGATCCTGAGGATGGATCAGAGTTTGCCAAGTCTGACCTAGAATTTCTGTTGTGGATAGACCCGTATATTGTTGCGTGCGATCATTACAATCGGTTATCTTGCCATGACTATCCATTAACCAAACCAGGTTAGGCACGGCTTCCATCAGCGTCCGATAGCGTTCTTCACTCTTTCGCAGTTTCTCGGCATCTGCACGACGGAGAGTAATATCACGAATGGCCATCAGATAGCGAGATTCACTATCCCAATTAACCAAAGAGACTTTAACGTCTGCCATCCCTAAACTACCATCACGCCGCACAATTTCCATTTCCCAGTTTTCTTCAATAGATATCGGAATACCAATGGAAAAGTGAAGCAAATCCTTAACTGGAAGATTAAACATATTACCGGCCATTGGATTGGCAAATAGGACTAATCCCTGTTGATCAAGAATAATAATGCCATCAGAAATATTACTAACAATGGTGTTGAGATGCTTTTCACTAAATTGCAACGCTAGTTCAACAGTTTTGCGATCGCTGATATCAATAATAGAACCAATAATTTCCGAGGGTTCCCCCTGCTCGTTACGAATTAAGCGTTGTTCATCCCGTACCCAAAGGTAGTGACCCTGTTTATGCAAAAAACGATATTCACAAATTGCCCGTTCCTGTTGGAGTAGTTGAGAATAGCTAAGACGAAATTGGGGCAGATCATCAAGATGAACCCGTTTCAGCCAAAATTCATACTCGCTAAACAAGTCCCTCGGCAGATAACCCAGGATCTGAGCAACATTTTTACTGACATAGATACTATCCAATTGGGGATTGGCGTGACAGGTATAGATAACAACCGGACTAGACTCTAATAAAAAACGCAGCCTTTCTTCCGTTAACTGTAAAACTTCTTCGATCTGTTTCAGATCATGAATATCCAGGGCTAATCCGATACACTTAAGGACATTACCTTGCTCATCCCGTTCAAAGATGGTTTCCCGCATTAAAAACCATTTGTAATAGCCTTGTTTACTTTTGAGGCGTAATTGACTGCTCCAAATTTCACCATCTCGACGGTGGGCGATCGCTAACCATTGTTGAAAATCAGCTTGACGGTCATCGGGATGAACTAAGGCCGTAATAAAATTGGAACCCAGTTCCCCAATTTCAATATCCGAATAATCCAATAAATTGAGGGCGCGATGGTTATAGTAAATAATTTGATTGGTTTGATAATTAACCAGATAGGTAATGCCTGGAACATTATTGGCAATTCCCTCCAATAATTTTTGACTTTGATCTTGGGTTTGTTGGTAACTTTGCAGCAAAGCCGTCTTGCCTGCGGACATTTGTTCTATTTTTTTACCTAAACGCTCCACCGATCGTAGTAAATAAGGGGGAGTTAGCACTGTTAACAAATCAGCCGGGGCGATCGCACCAAGTATTTCGCCTTGTTTGCTAACCACAATGCCTGGCTCTAGGGGGTGTTGCCGTAATATTTGCTGAACATCTCCCAGGGAATAATGAGAGGGCAATCGAAAAGTGACGGGACGGACAGCCTCACCCAAATGGCAATCCAGAAGATTAGAATTATTTTTAAGATCCTGAAGCAGAGAGGAAAAAGTCAGCCAGCCCCCTGGACAGGAGCTTTTTGGCTCTAGGGTGATCACCACATTCACGACTTGCGTCAACATCCCCTGGATAACCTGCCTCAAAGAAGTGGTCGGCACGATCACCAATGGCTCCTTTTTCATCACCTCTGTTACCAACAAATCCTGAAAAAGATGGGGAGCTTCTAGGGCTAATCCCAAGGCATCTTGATTCAGTAACCCCCACTCCGATGTTTCTTCTTTTTTGATTAGTAAATATCCTTCCTCAACTTGACGAAATTGCTCTAATAGGGTCAGAATATTATCCAATTCTTGTATTTTTAAGGGCAATGGACAGGGACGCATCAGCAATCGCACCTTTTGAGAGAGTCCTTGCTGCTCAGAATGAATACCCGTAATGGCCGCCATCAGCGATCGCTCTGTTAATAAGCCCAGGGGATGCTCTGCGGTTCCAACCAGGCAACAAAATTGGGCTGCCACAGCAGGTTTCCTTGCCTCTCGCCAAATATTAACTGCCGTTTCTAAAGAATCTTCAGGCGAGATAAAAAGCGGATGCCAATCAATCGCAGCGACAATCTGAGTATTTACGCTGTCCATTAGGCTCATGGAAATTACAAGTTAAGACTGGTTTAAGTAGTATAGAGAAACGTTGAGACGTTCTAGGGATGTTGGGTTGATCTCACTATTGTCATTATATTCAGTGAGTCCATACTCTGAAAGGAAAGTGCCAAACTTTCTGCTTTTAGCCTAGGTAGGCTTGGCGCACTCTTTCATTGTTGAGTAATGCCTTCGAGGTTCCTTTTAAAACCAACTTACCAGCCTCTAGTACATAACCCCGTGAGGCACTCTGTAGGGCTAGATTCGCATTTTGTTCAACTAATAAAATGGTCACGCCGGACTCATTCAGTTGAGTAATCACCTTGAAGATTTCTCGTACAATTTGGGGGGCCAGGCCTAAGCTGGGTTCGTCTAACAATAGAAGGTGGGGCCGACTCATCACTGCCCTGGCGATCGCTAACATTTGTTGTTCTCCACCACTGAGGGTTCCGGCTAATTGTTGCCGACGTTCTGCTAATCGGGGAAAAATCAGTAATTGCTGTTCTAAATCGGCTTTAATACCGAGGCGATCGCGGCGAGAATAGGCTCCTAACAATAAATTATCTAAAACACTTTGTCTAGCCAACACTCTCCGACCTTCAGGACTATGGGCAATCCCCAATTTAACCACCTGATCGGGACGAAGCGGGGTAATTTCCTGGCCCTGATAGTGAATTTGGCCCTGTTTAGGCTTAATCAGACGGGAAATACTTTTCAGAATGGTACTTTTTCCGGCTCCATTGGCTCCAATTAACGTGACAATTTCTCCCGCATAAACCGTTAGATCAATATTGACCAGAGCTTGAATCGCACCGTAGTTAACATCTAGATTTTTAATTGCCAACAAGGGTGTGGGTTCCTGTTTAGCAGTTTGCTCGTTCATAGCTATATTCATCTTTAAGGTTAATTAACGGCTAATTAGGGTCTGCTGAAAAAGTCCACAAAACAAACCTAGATGCCACAGGAGGCGAAAAATGGTGACTTCAGAGAGTTGTTTCCAATTTCAACCCCCAGTTTTCCAACGACGTGCATGGGCTTTGAGCCTCCAAAGGCTATAACCTTGCACCTGATCGTTTTTAAAATGCTTGAAAGCATTATCCGGCAAGGGTTCTATACTTATTCAGCAAGCCCTAATTAGGGGCTGCTGAATAAGTCCACAAAACGAACC contains:
- the aspS gene encoding aspartate--tRNA ligase — translated: MRTHYCGDLRSSHIGQTVTLFGWVDRRRDHGGVIFIDLRDRAGVVQIASNPIQTPIAYPIAEGLRSEYVVKVTGAVSQRPPESLNPKIPTGEIEIYADTIELLNGVHKQLPFMVSSSEAELVREDVRLKYRYLDLRRDRLSKNLQLRHQVVKAMRRFLEDQENFIEVETPILTRSTPEGARDYLVPSRVNPGEWYALPQSPQLFKQLLMVSGFDRYYQIARCFRDEDLRADRQPEFTQLDMEMSFLSQEEILNLNEALVCHIFKTVQNIDLPRPFPRLTYAESMARYGCDRPDTRFGLELVDLSDFLKESSFKVFSGAIKNGGSVKAICVPGGNEKISNVQIKPNGDLFKEVTDAGGKGIAYIRVRENEEIDTIGAIKDSLSPQQVSELLQKTGANDGDLLLFGAGDTETVHKSLSRLRLVLGERLGLIDPEQLNLLWVTEFPMFEWNDDEKRLEALHHPFTAPHPDDLDDLKTARAQAYDLVYNGIEIGGGSLRIYQREVQEQVFATIGLSMEEAYNKFGFLLEAFEYGTPPHGGIAYGLDRLVMLLAKEDSIRDVIAFPKTQQASCLLTAAPAQVDPKQLKELQVTSTYKPKAKV
- a CDS encoding PCP reductase family protein, whose protein sequence is MSDFNLDINLNDFLNWTPEAKIKLKNIPYFVRTQARQRIEQIARETGAETITVEMVEQARLEFGQ
- the rimP gene encoding ribosome maturation factor RimP gives rise to the protein MTHPLIPPILELIHPIAENLGLDVVDVVFQTNKRPPVLRVDIRNPQQDTSLDDCEKMSRALDSQLESTALIPSAYVLEVSSPGIDRQLLSDRDFIAFKGFGVRVTTAVPFAGHQQWQGCLQGRDDSQLYLNLKGRAIAIPRDLVVTVQLDG
- a CDS encoding ABC transporter ATP-binding protein; this translates as MNEQTAKQEPTPLLAIKNLDVNYGAIQALVNIDLTVYAGEIVTLIGANGAGKSTILKSISRLIKPKQGQIHYQGQEITPLRPDQVVKLGIAHSPEGRRVLARQSVLDNLLLGAYSRRDRLGIKADLEQQLLIFPRLAERRQQLAGTLSGGEQQMLAIARAVMSRPHLLLLDEPSLGLAPQIVREIFKVITQLNESGVTILLVEQNANLALQSASRGYVLEAGKLVLKGTSKALLNNERVRQAYLG
- the nusA gene encoding transcription termination factor NusA; protein product: MLVSLPGLQEMIEEISQRHNLPKVAVQEALREALLKGYERFRRSQNIGQQFAEEYFANFEVELDTDEEGFRVLSTKRIVETVENKDHQISLKEVLEVAPEALLGDEVVLDVTPDQRDFGRMAAIQTKQVLLQKLRDQQRKIIQEEFQDIEGTVLNARVLRFERQSAVMAVQSGFGQPEVEAELPKREQLPNDNYRANATFKVYLKKVREGSHRGPQLIVSRSAAGLVVELFTVEVPEIEEEVVRIVAVSREANPPSRYVGPRTKIAVDTLERDVDPVGACIGARGSRIQAVVNELRGEKIDVIRWSPDPATYIANSLSPARVDQVYLINAEERHALVIVAEDQLSLAIGKEGQNVRLAARLTGWKIDIKDPNTYAKEKESMEKAALEKAALREADLPSSSFFDQKISVSVDNEALELDNFEEEDR
- a CDS encoding PAS domain S-box protein, which encodes MSLMDSVNTQIVAAIDWHPLFISPEDSLETAVNIWREARKPAVAAQFCCLVGTAEHPLGLLTERSLMAAITGIHSEQQGLSQKVRLLMRPCPLPLKIQELDNILTLLEQFRQVEEGYLLIKKEETSEWGLLNQDALGLALEAPHLFQDLLVTEVMKKEPLVIVPTTSLRQVIQGMLTQVVNVVITLEPKSSCPGGWLTFSSLLQDLKNNSNLLDCHLGEAVRPVTFRLPSHYSLGDVQQILRQHPLEPGIVVSKQGEILGAIAPADLLTVLTPPYLLRSVERLGKKIEQMSAGKTALLQSYQQTQDQSQKLLEGIANNVPGITYLVNYQTNQIIYYNHRALNLLDYSDIEIGELGSNFITALVHPDDRQADFQQWLAIAHRRDGEIWSSQLRLKSKQGYYKWFLMRETIFERDEQGNVLKCIGLALDIHDLKQIEEVLQLTEERLRFLLESSPVVIYTCHANPQLDSIYVSKNVAQILGYLPRDLFSEYEFWLKRVHLDDLPQFRLSYSQLLQQERAICEYRFLHKQGHYLWVRDEQRLIRNEQGEPSEIIGSIIDISDRKTVELALQFSEKHLNTIVSNISDGIIILDQQGLVLFANPMAGNMFNLPVKDLLHFSIGIPISIEENWEMEIVRRDGSLGMADVKVSLVNWDSESRYLMAIRDITLRRADAEKLRKSEERYRTLMEAVPNLVWLMDSHGKITDCNDRTQQYTGLSTTEILGQTWQTLIHPQDRSHAMALWSDANHTNQPYHTEYRLRRADGSYRWHLVQALPTWDQSSQSQIWLGSCTDIDDLKQGEAIRRQQTEQERLIANITQRIRKSLQLEQILNTTVVEIRRILRCDRVLIYQVYPNGTGAAIAESVGSKWIKVLSITFPEEVFPEECYESYFEGRTFVLNDRNQPPETGVMRECLVDFLAEIQVRAKLVVPIVQPDSLWGLLIAHQCSGPRQWEEREIHLLRQLSNQLTIAIQQSQLYEQLQIELRERQQLDRVVKKSSEFIAIANSEHQLLFLNQAGLELVGLPNLERAREMTIQEFHFEADLPFLENEVIAQILQVGHWEGELRLRHFVSQQAIPVLVTAFAIQDSRTGKNQDLVAIMRDITDIKQAENKMLSSLEQERELSELRSRFISMASHEFRTPLAIISSSTGILELYHQRLTEEKKAQHLHRIQTSVKHMTELLDDVLMVSRAEAEKLPFNPEVQNLKTFCTKLVEELQLSSNDHSIVLTTDPSINNPSNIELDSDWLIAFDPKLIRQILTNLLSNAIKYSPQGGPIKFILSRLSDAVIFDIQDQGMGIPPEDLERLFTSFHRAHNVGTIQGTGLGLTIVKKCVDLHGGSIALDSQLGQGSRFTIRIPI
- a CDS encoding DUF29 domain-containing protein, which encodes MVTSSTTRYDQDFALWVAENIALLKAKNYDAVDWDHLIEEVEGLTRSDKRELENRLITLFEQALKRRYLALPDCYRGWEGTLTRTQQRLEQILRDSPSLRNYLLEIMEKCYQNALKNMRKEYDVMFPDCLPFPEELDQLLSADFWQ